A region of the Nitrospirota bacterium genome:
GCATCGGGCTGGCGATGCGGATCAACTCGCAGGTCGCGTCGTCCAGCCCGCATTTTCTGGCCAGCAGCTCGCAGTAGTGGCTCATCCGGCGGATGTGCTGGGCCGTCGCGTCGTCCCGGAATTCGGCCGCGATGGCCAGCCGCTGGATCGTTTCCTCGCGGGACAGGCGCAGGTCCCGTTGCGTCTGCTCGAGCCGCTCGATGGCGTGGCGGAGCGCGGCGGTGCGGTCCAGCACGGTCTGCTCCAGCCGCTCCCGATGAGCCCGGTTCTCGATCTCCAGGCGGCGCCGTCGGAGCGCGTTGGCGACGTTGATCAGGACTTCGTTGGACTCGAACGGCTTGATGATGTAGCCGTAGGCCCCGATTTCCAGCGCCAGGTTGGCCAGTTGCGGGTCGTCCAGGCCGGTCACCATGACCGCCGCCGTGTCCGGATGCTCGCGGAGCACGTGGCGGATCAGGCCGAGCCCGGACTCGCCGGGCATGTTCATGTCGCACAGGATCAACGCGAATTCCTGTTCGGCCAGACACCGGCGAGCCTCCTGCGCATCGGCTGCCGTCACGCACGCGTAGCCGTACCGCTCCAAGAGCCGACCCAGCATCCGCCGGATCGCTTCCTCATCGTCCACGATGAGAAGCCTGGCGCTCCCGGTTGGGGGAAGGTTGTCGCCCATGGGGTCCAGGACATTTAATCAGAAAACCTGCGGGATTGAAAGCAGAGACCGCCCCGGGTAAAACCCTGAAACGGGCGGGCGGCATCGCTCGAACCGGTCGCGGAGCGCTCCATGCCCTACGTCTTTCCGTACGAGGAGGCCTTTGTCGTCGGAGTCGGCGCCCTGATTGCCGGACTTTTGCTGTTCAGAATCGCGGTGGCGCGGAAGCGTGCCCGCGAATCCGCACGGTCTGACCGGACCGAGTGACCGGCCGTTTCGTTGATCTTCGATCTCCCCTCCTTTATAATCCGCTCCGTTATGGATCGCGGACTCTCGCTGCTGCGCCTGGACGGTCGCCGGCCGGACCAGCTCCGCCCCGTCAAGATCACGCGGGACTTCATCAAGTACGCCGAGGGGTCCGTGCTGATCGAGATGGGCGGCACGAAGGTGATTTGCACCGCGTCCGTCGAGGAGAAGGTGCCGCCCTTCCTCAAGGACAAGGGGCGGGGATGGGTGACGGCCGAGTACGCCATGCTTCCCCGCGCGACCCAGGAGCGGACCCAGCGCGAGGCGACTCGGGGCAAGCAAGGGGGGCGGACTCTGGAGATTCAACGGCTGGTCGGGCGCGCCCTGCGCGCGGTGACCGATACGGCGGAGATGGGGGAGCGCACCGTCTGGATCGACTGCGACGTGATCCAGGCCGACGGGGGCACGAGGACGGCCTCCATCACCGGTTCGTTCATCGCCCTGGCTGACGCGTTCGCGGTGCTGAAGAAAAAGGACCTCATCAAGAAGCGGCCCCTCACCGATTACCTGGCTGCCGTCAGCGTGGGCAAGGTCGGCGGGGAAGTCCTCGTGGACCTGGCCTACAACGAGGACTCCATGGCCGACGTGGACATGAACCTGGTCATGACCGGGCGGGGACGGTTCGTCGAGGTGCAGGGCACGGCGGAGCGGACGCCCTTCGAGAAGAAGGACTTCGACGAGTTCATGCGGGTCGGGTGGGCCGCCATCCAGAGCCTGGTCATGCTTCAGAAGGAGCTGATCGGCGGCCTGGAATGAGAAAGAGGGGCGTCACTCGTCATTGGTCATTCGTCAATCGGGAAGAACAGGCGTTCGGCTCCCTTACGAATGACGGATGACGGATGGCGGATGACGGGAGTTGAGAGAACTGGTGCTTGCGACCAGGAATCCTCACAAGGGCGCTGAACTGGCCGCGCTGCTGCGCGACGCGGGGGTCAGGATCAGGACGTTGGCCGAGTTCCCTGACGCGCCCGAAGTCGAGGAGGACGGGGAGACCTGCCAAGCCAACGCGACCAAGAAGGCGACCGCGATTGCCGGGTACACAGGGCTCCCGGCCGTGGCCGACGACACGGGCCTGATGGTGGACGCGCTCAATGGGCGGCCCGGCGTCCATGCGGCCCGCTATGCGGGGGCGGACGCGACCTACGAGGACAACTGGCGCAAGCTGCTTGCGGAGTTGAAGGGCGTTCCGGGGGAGCGGCGACGGGCCCGCTTCGTGACGGTGGCGGTCATCGCCTGGCCGTCCACCGGCAAGGTGGAAGTCGTCGAGGGGGTGTTAGAGGGGCTGATTGCGGAAGAGCCGGCCGGGACACAGGGATTCGGGTATGATCCGGTGTTTTTAGTCCCGGAGATCGGGAAGACGCTCGCACAACTCAGCGCGGATGAGAAAAACCGGATCAGCCACCGGGCCAGGGCCTTCTTGAAAGTGCGGGAGATCCTGCAAACGATGAATGCTGAACGATGAGCGCTGAATTGGGAGA
Encoded here:
- the rph gene encoding ribonuclease PH, with translation MLRLDGRRPDQLRPVKITRDFIKYAEGSVLIEMGGTKVICTASVEEKVPPFLKDKGRGWVTAEYAMLPRATQERTQREATRGKQGGRTLEIQRLVGRALRAVTDTAEMGERTVWIDCDVIQADGGTRTASITGSFIALADAFAVLKKKDLIKKRPLTDYLAAVSVGKVGGEVLVDLAYNEDSMADVDMNLVMTGRGRFVEVQGTAERTPFEKKDFDEFMRVGWAAIQSLVMLQKELIGGLE
- a CDS encoding HD domain-containing phosphohydrolase is translated as MDDEEAIRRMLGRLLERYGYACVTAADAQEARRCLAEQEFALILCDMNMPGESGLGLIRHVLREHPDTAAVMVTGLDDPQLANLALEIGAYGYIIKPFESNEVLINVANALRRRRLEIENRAHRERLEQTVLDRTAALRHAIERLEQTQRDLRLSREETIQRLAIAAEFRDDATAQHIRRMSHYCELLARKCGLDDATCELIRIASPMHDIGKIGTPDHILLKPDKITTNEFSIIRQHSEIGYRILAGSESELLRLAATIAWTHHEQFDGSGYPRGLAGEAIPLPGRIATIADVFDALTSPRPYKPAFSIDQAVSIMRERREKQFDPGLLDLFLASLDEALAIRTRYADL
- a CDS encoding XTP/dITP diphosphatase — its product is MRELVLATRNPHKGAELAALLRDAGVRIRTLAEFPDAPEVEEDGETCQANATKKATAIAGYTGLPAVADDTGLMVDALNGRPGVHAARYAGADATYEDNWRKLLAELKGVPGERRRARFVTVAVIAWPSTGKVEVVEGVLEGLIAEEPAGTQGFGYDPVFLVPEIGKTLAQLSADEKNRISHRARAFLKVREILQTMNAER